A stretch of DNA from Granulicella pectinivorans:
GATCCCACCAGGGGGTCAACGTAGCCGACATCCCCGTCAACTTTCCGTCCACCCTTCCCATCGTCGACTGGGCGCAGGGCAAGGCCGATAACGTCGCGGTCACCGTCGATTCACTGCCATCCATCCTCTATCAGCAGCTCTTTGCCGCCTCGCTTTCGAGCGGCATCATGGACTTCATCCGCATCTCGCTCACCATCCTCTTCCTGCTCTTCGGCGGCATCGAACTCCTCGCCTTCATCATGGCGATCCGGATCTCCCGGACGATGACCTCCTCGATCGCCGACCTCTACGAGGCCACCCAGCGGGTCGACCGCGGCGATCTCGACTACCGCATCGCCGTCACCCGCACCGACCAGCTCGCCGAACTCAGCCGGTCCTTCAACGTCATGATTGGATCGCTGCGCCGCCTGCTCGTAGAACAGAAGGAGAAGGAGCGGCTGCAGAGCGAACTCTCCATCGCCCAGGAGGTCCAGGCCAACCTCTTCCCGCACTCCGCCGTCGACCTGCCCACGCTGGAGCTTCACGGCGTCTGCCGACCCGCGCGTTCGGTCTCCGGCGACTATTATGACTTTCTCGTCTTTCAGGAAGACATTGCGGACGCCAACGGAGGCCGTCTGACGCGTCGCGCTGCCGGGGTTGGGATCGCGCTGGGGGATATCAGCGGCAAGGGCATCTCGGCTGCGCTGCTCATGGCGACGCTGCACTCCGCCGTCCGCGCCTACCAGTTTGCCTCCGAGGAGTTGCACTACGCCGCATCCACACTCGAGGGCCTCATGGCCTCGAAGCAGGGTGTGGCGGACGCGGGAGGATGGTTTCAGTCGCCCAGCCGCATCATGTCGCTGCTCAACCGCCACCTCTTCCGCTCCACCCAGCCGGAGAAGTACGCGACGCTGTTCCTCGCCCACTACGATTCGGCCACCTCGGTGCTGACGTACTCGAACGCCGGCCAGTTGCCGCCTTTCGTCCTTGGTCGCGATGGCAGCGTCCGTCGCCTGGAGGAGGGGGGCACGGTCGTCGGCCTTATGGACGGCATGCACTACGACGAAGGCCGCGTCGTCATGGCTCCAGGGGATATCTTCATCGGCTACTCCGACGGTGTGACCGAGCCGGAGAATGATTTTGGGGACTTCGGCGAAGAGCGGCTGATCGAGGTCGTCGCCCGCTACCGCGATGAGCCGCTGCACATCATCTCGGCGCAGGTGATGCTGGCGCTCGATGCCTGGATCGGTGCGGAAGAGCAGCCGGACGACATCACGCTGGTGCTGGCCCGCCAGCTTTAGGAGCGCCTATGCCGGCGGAGGTCGTTTTCCGCTTCGCGCGTGGCGGACCCGCCCTTCAGAACAAACATTTACACTAAAAGTATCGTGGAATCTACCAAAGACACCGCCCAGCACCGCATCCCGCCACTCGCGATCCTCGGTTTCCTCGCGACCATCGCCGTTCTTGCCTATGCCACCTTCGTCGCGCTCCTCCGCACCCCTACCGAGGCGACGATGGGGGACATCCAGCGCATCTTCTACTACCACGTGCCGCACGCGATCATCGCGGAGATCTTTCCCTACGTGAATCTCGTGGCCTCGGCTGTGTACCTGTTCTACCGGACGAAGAACCCGGCTCGCGCGCTTGTGGCCGACGCCTATGCGCTCGCCGCGGCGGAGCTGACCGTGCTCTTCTGCTCGATCGGCCTCATCACCGGCATGATGTGGGCGCGCCCCGTGTGGGGCATCTGGTGGACATGGGATGCACGTCTCACGTCTTTCTTCCTGCTCTGGATCCTGTACGTCAGCTATCTTGTGCTGCGCAAGTTTTCGTCTACCGGACAGACCCAGAGCCTCGCGGCGATCCTCTCCATCTTCGCCGCCGTCGATGTGCCGATCGTCTTCATGTCCATCCGCTGGTGGCGCACGCAGCACCCTGCACCGGTCTTCGGTGGCGACGGCGATCTCGACCCGTCGTTCTACCCCGCGTTCATCTGGTGCTCGATTGGCTGGTGCCTGTGGGCTGCCTTTGTCTTCGTCGTCCGCTACAAGCTGGAGCGCCGCCGTCAACTCAACGAACAGGCCGCGGCCTTCGCCACACTCGACGCTTAATCAGGAGGCATCATGCGCATTCCATTCGAAACCATGCAGGACCGCTTCCTCGTCTACGTCTACGTTGGCGTCTGGGTCATTCAGTTGGCCTATCTCGGACGAATCACCTGGCAATGGTTCCATACGCCCAAGCCGGTATCGGAGAAGTAAGCTCCTTAAATGAAAAAAGCAACGGAGTGATCGATGTTCTAACCAACTCCGTTGTCCGAGGAGGACTTACCGTTAATGGTGTCGTCTGCCAATGACAGACCACGCTCATGTCACCCTAGACCCCCACCACTCGGCGGAAGTTGCGCGCTTTAACTCTTTTTTTATGGATTTTTTTCAGAACTTGCGACGCGCACCTCACACCGCTAGACTCGCAGCAGTGTCTAAACTCACCTCATCCTGTGCTGTTCCCTTGTACGGCGCGTCCGCCGCCTTTTTGTTGCTTGCACTTACGCTGACCGGGTGCCGCAATGTCGGGTTTCCGGATACGCCGGCCGGCTATCGCGAGTACGCTTACGTCGCCAACAGCGGCGCGAACACGGTGTCTGTGCTCGATCTCGTGTATCTTCGCACCGATCGCACCCTGCAGGTGGGCAGCCAGCCGACGGCCCTTGCCGTCAACCCCGAGCGCAATGAGGTCTATGTCGTGAACACGACATCCGGAACCGTCTCGGTGATCGATGCAGCGGCCAACCGCGTGGCCTTTACGCTTCCCGTGCATCGCCAGCCCACGGCGATCGCCGTGGACTCCACCGGCCATCGCGCATACGTAACCAATTCAGGATCAAATTCCATCTCGGTCCTCGATCTCGATCTGCGCCGCGAGATTGCCGAGCTTCCCACGCCGGCTCAGCCCGGCTCGATCGCGCTTGCGCCCGACGGCCGTTCGCTGGTCGTCACGCATGCCTCTTCCGGAACCGTCAGCGTGTTCCATGCCATGCCGTTCGTTCCGCCTACGCTCACGGCGCCTGTTTACAAGCCCTTCGAGGCTCTCCGCGGCATCTTCAGCGGCTGCCCGGGAGCCAGCACCCCGGTCATCCTGCCCGATTCTTCCAAGGCCTTCGTGGCATGTTCCAGCGCGCATCATGTGATGGCGTTGAACCTCGCCGCGGCCCCCGGCACCTGGAGCGCGAAGCAGAATCCCAGCCTCATGAGTGACTTCGTCCTCACGCTGCTCGACGTCGGCAAGAGCCCCAACCACATCGCACTGAAGCCCGATGGCGGCGAGGTCTTCGTCTCCAACCTCGACTCCGACTCCGTCTCCGAGATCGATACGCAGTCGAACCAGGTGGGCGGCACCTACATGATCGGCACACGGCCCACGCACGGCATCGTCAGCCGCGATAACTCCACGCTCTATGTCTCGAACTCCGGTGCCGACTCCATCGGACTGTACTCCATCGACGATGGCAAGCTCATCTCGAGCCTCCACACCGGTTCGTCGCCCGAGGCCATGGCCTTCTCCGCCGACGAGCATCTTCTGCTCGTCCTGGATGGCCGCTCCGGAGACGTCTCCGTCATCCGCACCCAAAGCAAGCTCGGCCCCAACCTCTTTACGCTGCTGCCTGCCGGAGCTCTGCCCACTGCGATCGTCACGAAGGTCATCGGTACCCGCGCTTCGGCTCACTAGTCGCGTCACGTGCGGCTGAGCCTACGAAAAGCAAGACATCGCAGCGATTGAACACGGGATAAGAACAAGCAACCGCTTGTTCTTATCCCGTTTCTCTTTCCTTCGATTCCCGGTTGCGCCATGTCCTGCACGCGCGCTCTTTAGTGGACGGCTTCGCCGGCTGGAGCACCCTGTCCTGGCTTGTTCTTGCTCAGCAGGAAGGCACAGCAGACCATCGCGCAGGACATCCAGCAAAGCATCCGGTAGATGTCCTGGTAGCCCATCGCCGAGGCTTGCTGGTTCAGTTGCTGATACACCGTCGCCTGCGCCATCGTCGTGCCACCCGCGCCCCCACCGAACATCGTGCTTAGCGACCCAATCGTTCCGGCATACGCCTTGCTTCCGTTCTGCATGCTCTCCGCCAAACGCTCCTGGTGGAAGAGCGAACGATTCGTCACCAAGGCTCCGGTGACAGCGATGAAGATGCTGCCGCCGACGTTCCTCACGAAGTTGATCAAGCCCGAAACCTGGTTGGACGCCTCTTTCGGCAGTCCAACGTATGCCGCATTTGTGATGGCGATAAAGCAGAAGGGAATCGGAATCATCTGGATCACGCGCAGGAACGAAGCCTCACCGAAGCTCATATCGAGCGTGATGTGCGTCGACACGTAGTAGTAGGCGATCGCGAAGAACGTGAAGCCCAGCGCGGCCAGATTCCTCGCGGCAAACTTGCCCGTCGCAATACCCGCCATCGGCATCACGATCACCAGCGCAATTCCTCCCGCCGTAAGCGCCATGCCGGCATTGGTCGCGGTGTAGCCCAGCAACTGCTGTAGGAACTGCGGCTGCAGCACGGTCGCCGCGTTCAGCACGCCGCCCACCAGCATCATCAGCAGGCAGCAAATCGCGAAGTTCTTGAACTTGAACAGTTTCAGGTTCATGATCGGATTTTTGTGCTTCCACTCCCACCAGATCAGCCCCACGATGCCGACGACGAACATGGCTGCGAAGAAGCAGATGAAGCGTGACTGGAACCAGTCGTTCTCTTCGCCCTTGTCGAGCGCGATCTGCAAACCGCCCATTGCCATGGTCAGCAGAGCCAGCCCGATGTAGTCCAACTTGAAGAAGTTCTTGCGGTCGGCCTTGATCCACGGCGGATCCTGCACCAGCCGGCTCGTCAGCACGAACGCCAGGATACCCACCGGAATGTTGATGTAGAAGATCCAGCGCCAGGAGTAGTTGTCGGTGATCCATCCACCGATGGTCGGCCCGACGGAGGGGGCCAGCACGGCCACAAGCCCATACAGCGCAAAGGCCTGCCCGCGCTTCTTCTCTTCGAAGCTGTCGGCCATGATGGCCTGTGCCATCGGCTGTAGACCGCCGCCGCCGATGCCCTGGAACACGCGGCAGATCAGCAGAATCGGCAGTGACGGCGCGATGCCGCACAGGAAGCTTGAAATCGTAAAGATGACGATGCACATCATGAAGAAGTTGCGGCGGCCAAGCACCGAAGATGCCCATCCGCCCACCGGCAAAATGATGGCGTTGGCAACGAGGTAGCTGGTCAGCACCCACGTTCCCTGGTCCGTACTCGCGCCCAGATTACCCGCGATGTGCGGCAGTGCGACATTGGCGATTGAGGTGTCGAGCACCTCCATGAACGCAGCCAGCGCCACGGTCGCGGCAATCAGCCAGGGATTGGCCTGTGGTTTCCAGTCTTGGTGTGCTGCGTCCGCGGCCAATCGTTATCTCCCATGCCTGTGGAATCGATCCCTGATCCATGCAGAAACTACAGTGTATGGATGATCTTCGAGCGCCGATGGATGCTACTTACTCCGCATTCACCACGGTCTCGAACAGTAAAAGGCACAGAATCGTGAAGATAATGTCGTATCCGCCCAACATCCGGATCCAGAGCAGGGGATTGAAGCCCTCGTCGCCGGTCATGACACCCGCGCTCGCGTTGATCATACCCAGCAGCGCCGGCAGCGAAATAGGGAAGAGAATCAACGGAAGCAGCAGCTCCCTGTTCCTCGTTCGCAGCCCGAGCGCCGCGAAAAATGTGCCGTTGCAGAGCAAAGCCCACGTTCCCAGTGGAAGAATCAGCGCAAACAGCCTCACGTCGCCCAGCGGATGCAGGTTGTAGAAGATGATGAACAGCGGCGCCAGCACCACCTCGATGACGCCCACAAACAGCAGGTTCGCCAGCACCTTGCCCAGAAACAGCGCTGAAGCCGGCGAGGGCGCCATCCTCTGCGCTTCGAGCACCGAGTTCCTCTGCTCGCGTGTCCATGTCTGGTTCAGCGCGGTCGTCGAAGCAAAGAGGATCGCTACCCACAGGATGCCGCCCGAGATCTGTCGTGCCAGCGTCGGATTCGCCGTGGGATCGAAGGCCAGCGAGAACACCACGACCACCAGCAGCGCAAAGAAAAGCATCCCATTGATCGCATCGCGCGATCGCCACTCGATCCGAAGGTCTTTCTGCAGATGCTGCCAGACATGCCGCCAATAACTCATCGCACGACCGCCTTGGTCAGGTCCGCGACCTCGGCCTCCGCCGCCCGCAGGTAGTCCACGGGCGCCAGGATGATCTGCAACCCACGCAATCCTGCCGAGACACTGATCGCGTCATGCAACTCGATCGTCTCGTCCGCATACGCAGGGAAGGCCTTCTTCGCGCCCATCACGGTCACGCCGCCGCGAATGTAGCCCGTCAAAGGCTCGACATCCTTCAGCGACGCCAGCTCGACCTTCTTCACGCCAGCCGCGAGCGCCAGTTTCTTCAAATCCAGTTCATCGTCGCCCGGGATCACCGCAAAGAAATGTTCCCCCGTGGGAGCGACCGTCAGCAGCGTCTTGAACACCTGCTCCACCGGCATCCCGATCTTGCGTGCCACGTTCGGAGCCGAGAGGTCTTCGAGATCGACCTCGTACGGTCTCAGCTCATACGCGATCTTCAGCCCATCGAGGATCCGTGCCGCATTCGTCTTGGCTGGTGCCGCATGCTTCATGCGAGCTGCCCGCCCGCCAGCGTCAGCGTCGTATCCGCGAGCTCGGCTGCGAGTGCTGCCTGGTGCGTCGTTAGCAGAATCGTCCTCTTGCCTCCGCCCGCCACCGGCCACGTTCTGAAGTCCGCTAACAGATCGACCATCTGCTTCGCGCTGCCGACATCGAGGTTCGAGAACGGCTCGTCCAGCAACAGAATCTCGGGGTCCGACTGCAAAACCCGCGCCAGCGAAGTTCTCTGCCGCATACCCTGCGAGTACTGCCCGACGGGTCGCGTCAGGTGCGGATCAAGCCCCACCGCTCGCAGCGCCATCTCCGGATTTCCCACGCACGCACACCCACCGTCGCGATGCAGCCCCGCAAAGTATTGCAGGTTTTCCATTGCGGAAAGCTCGTCGTACAGCATCGGTGCGTGGCTCATGTAGGCCATCTTCTGGCGTTGCGCCTGAGGCGTCTTGCCCATTACCTCGACGGACCCGCGCGTTGGGGCAATCAGCCCCGCAACCAGCCGCAACAGCGTCGATTTCCCCGCGCCGTTC
This window harbors:
- a CDS encoding PP2C family protein-serine/threonine phosphatase, with amino-acid sequence MLDVVRKYASERLKQRPRKGLSRFAFWLVAWLLALTALRLIPGVLGGLAAGLQIMVLVILAMVCIPLGWTFIRTRLLWSLRNKLIFTYVLIGAAPVVLIATLVLVSAYVAAGQFAIHLIDTRVQTELNQMSAENENRLVQLAKIVDGHPTREAMSVDMPREERSLMMDARRARLHHETTCFLEGTPVFHAMAKKHVPLGLPAWATQLPGGSFRNIVADNGELYLVAVQQQVLNDGRKFSVVDSVPLDSAVVDMLAEGLGIVKVHPDTTSETIADPAEAERHRLAARRAGITTSEIRGGRSHQGVNVADIPVNFPSTLPIVDWAQGKADNVAVTVDSLPSILYQQLFAASLSSGIMDFIRISLTILFLLFGGIELLAFIMAIRISRTMTSSIADLYEATQRVDRGDLDYRIAVTRTDQLAELSRSFNVMIGSLRRLLVEQKEKERLQSELSIAQEVQANLFPHSAVDLPTLELHGVCRPARSVSGDYYDFLVFQEDIADANGGRLTRRAAGVGIALGDISGKGISAALLMATLHSAVRAYQFASEELHYAASTLEGLMASKQGVADAGGWFQSPSRIMSLLNRHLFRSTQPEKYATLFLAHYDSATSVLTYSNAGQLPPFVLGRDGSVRRLEEGGTVVGLMDGMHYDEGRVVMAPGDIFIGYSDGVTEPENDFGDFGEERLIEVVARYRDEPLHIISAQVMLALDAWIGAEEQPDDITLVLARQL
- a CDS encoding YncE family protein produces the protein MSKLTSSCAVPLYGASAAFLLLALTLTGCRNVGFPDTPAGYREYAYVANSGANTVSVLDLVYLRTDRTLQVGSQPTALAVNPERNEVYVVNTTSGTVSVIDAAANRVAFTLPVHRQPTAIAVDSTGHRAYVTNSGSNSISVLDLDLRREIAELPTPAQPGSIALAPDGRSLVVTHASSGTVSVFHAMPFVPPTLTAPVYKPFEALRGIFSGCPGASTPVILPDSSKAFVACSSAHHVMALNLAAAPGTWSAKQNPSLMSDFVLTLLDVGKSPNHIALKPDGGEVFVSNLDSDSVSEIDTQSNQVGGTYMIGTRPTHGIVSRDNSTLYVSNSGADSIGLYSIDDGKLISSLHTGSSPEAMAFSADEHLLLVLDGRSGDVSVIRTQSKLGPNLFTLLPAGALPTAIVTKVIGTRASAH
- a CDS encoding heme exporter protein CcmB — encoded protein: MSYWRHVWQHLQKDLRIEWRSRDAINGMLFFALLVVVVFSLAFDPTANPTLARQISGGILWVAILFASTTALNQTWTREQRNSVLEAQRMAPSPASALFLGKVLANLLFVGVIEVVLAPLFIIFYNLHPLGDVRLFALILPLGTWALLCNGTFFAALGLRTRNRELLLPLILFPISLPALLGMINASAGVMTGDEGFNPLLWIRMLGGYDIIFTILCLLLFETVVNAE
- a CDS encoding DHA2 family efflux MFS transporter permease subunit; this encodes MAADAAHQDWKPQANPWLIAATVALAAFMEVLDTSIANVALPHIAGNLGASTDQGTWVLTSYLVANAIILPVGGWASSVLGRRNFFMMCIVIFTISSFLCGIAPSLPILLICRVFQGIGGGGLQPMAQAIMADSFEEKKRGQAFALYGLVAVLAPSVGPTIGGWITDNYSWRWIFYINIPVGILAFVLTSRLVQDPPWIKADRKNFFKLDYIGLALLTMAMGGLQIALDKGEENDWFQSRFICFFAAMFVVGIVGLIWWEWKHKNPIMNLKLFKFKNFAICCLLMMLVGGVLNAATVLQPQFLQQLLGYTATNAGMALTAGGIALVIVMPMAGIATGKFAARNLAALGFTFFAIAYYYVSTHITLDMSFGEASFLRVIQMIPIPFCFIAITNAAYVGLPKEASNQVSGLINFVRNVGGSIFIAVTGALVTNRSLFHQERLAESMQNGSKAYAGTIGSLSTMFGGGAGGTTMAQATVYQQLNQQASAMGYQDIYRMLCWMSCAMVCCAFLLSKNKPGQGAPAGEAVH
- a CDS encoding ABC transporter ATP-binding protein, which gives rise to MGEATTYCAMAASGMKKAQTDVTPAAAALISCSKIFGSYAVLRNLSVTFPQGSCTMLLGENGAGKSTLLRLVAGLIAPTRGSVEVMGKTPQAQRQKMAYMSHAPMLYDELSAMENLQYFAGLHRDGGCACVGNPEMALRAVGLDPHLTRPVGQYSQGMRQRTSLARVLQSDPEILLLDEPFSNLDVGSAKQMVDLLADFRTWPVAGGGKRTILLTTHQAALAAELADTTLTLAGGQLA
- the ybaK gene encoding Cys-tRNA(Pro) deacylase, translated to MKHAAPAKTNAARILDGLKIAYELRPYEVDLEDLSAPNVARKIGMPVEQVFKTLLTVAPTGEHFFAVIPGDDELDLKKLALAAGVKKVELASLKDVEPLTGYIRGGVTVMGAKKAFPAYADETIELHDAISVSAGLRGLQIILAPVDYLRAAEAEVADLTKAVVR
- the ccsA gene encoding cytochrome c biogenesis protein CcsA → MESTKDTAQHRIPPLAILGFLATIAVLAYATFVALLRTPTEATMGDIQRIFYYHVPHAIIAEIFPYVNLVASAVYLFYRTKNPARALVADAYALAAAELTVLFCSIGLITGMMWARPVWGIWWTWDARLTSFFLLWILYVSYLVLRKFSSTGQTQSLAAILSIFAAVDVPIVFMSIRWWRTQHPAPVFGGDGDLDPSFYPAFIWCSIGWCLWAAFVFVVRYKLERRRQLNEQAAAFATLDA